A single genomic interval of Synergistaceae bacterium harbors:
- a CDS encoding CtsR family transcriptional regulator yields the protein MQNLSSDIEQYILSRLEDVQENYVRLRRKELAEIFGCVPSQINYVLRSRFSPEHGYIIESRRGEHGYIKIVKISCITPEERTEHLDDIIGSSISMKEAHRLLETLEARRFITQRERLLIEIALRHSNYICEDIKDIRLSDREKMFAGLLKRMLKGLMLIVEEREGE from the coding sequence ATGCAGAATTTGAGCAGTGATATCGAGCAGTATATATTGAGCCGCCTTGAGGACGTGCAGGAGAATTATGTAAGGCTCAGGCGCAAGGAACTGGCGGAGATTTTCGGGTGCGTGCCGAGCCAGATAAATTACGTTCTGAGGAGCAGATTTTCTCCCGAGCACGGGTACATCATCGAGAGCAGGAGGGGAGAGCACGGCTACATCAAGATCGTGAAGATTTCGTGCATAACTCCAGAGGAACGGACGGAGCATCTTGACGATATAATAGGCAGCTCAATATCAATGAAGGAAGCTCACAGGCTGTTAGAGACCCTTGAGGCAAGAAGGTTCATTACGCAGAGGGAAAGGCTGCTGATTGAGATAGCACTACGGCACTCGAACTATATCTGTGAGGACATAAAGGACATAAGACTTTCGGATCGTGAAAAAATGTTCGCAGGTTTGCTGAAACGTATGCTCAAGGGATTAATGCTTATCGTAGAAGAAAGAGAAGGAGAATAA
- a CDS encoding ATP-dependent Clp protease ATP-binding subunit, which produces MWQFYTERGKRVIQLARNEAINMGSQMVEPEHLLLGVLQEGGGTVAQALSELGVDTENFAAHVRDLIGNSQDIIAKPTDLPLSQRVTHALDVAMSEARKMGDNYVDTEHILLGILADDGALSARQFKAMGLTPTMVLKQINDIRTNGTGTIRRAPSSSSSYSQSYSSSSPDDRSSKRKSKVRTPTLDHLGTDLTERARNGELDPVIGREKEIRRVMQVLCRRTKCNPVLIGDPGVGKTAVVEGLASQIAYGIAPDPLRDKRIVQLNMGTLVAGTKYRGEFEDRLRRIVKELVDSKGEVILFVDEVHTIVGAGNAEGSTDAANILKPELSRGAFQLIGATTQDEYRKYVEKDAALERRFQPVQVDEPSVDDAVLILRGLKDKYESHHNVVFTDGAIDAAAKLSSRYVQDRYLPDKGIDLIDEAGARTRLLALDPPENVRNLKKQLEDIQRRKEEAVMSEHYDLAAELRMTESKLSDELDRAVQEWKSERSNAHYEITAEDIAAVIAEQTGIPVKQLTEAETTRLLKMEDEISKRLIGQDEAVSAIAKAIRRARTGLRDPRRPIGSFLFMGPTGVGKTELARCLARFMFGKDDSMIRIDMSEYMERHEVSKLIGAPPGYVGHESGGKLTEMVRRKPYSVVLFDEIEKAHPDVFNILLQILDDGSLTDGHGRRIDFRNTVVIMTSNVGAKEAQQGNSLGFGMSAESQSDRDWNRTKNIILEEANKMFRPEFLNRIDEMAVFKPLSRDSLLKIIDTMLDDLSERLDTKGVKINVSDEVKAKILEKGYQPKYGARPLRRAIQSMLEDKLSDFMLSGGLREGETCINVSIEDGELKCEAVRNAEPVPALALSTEGVGA; this is translated from the coding sequence ATGTGGCAGTTCTATACGGAGCGGGGGAAGAGAGTAATACAGCTGGCGAGGAATGAAGCCATCAACATGGGCAGCCAGATGGTTGAGCCTGAACACTTGCTGCTGGGAGTTCTTCAGGAAGGAGGAGGCACGGTGGCGCAGGCACTCTCTGAGCTTGGGGTTGATACGGAGAACTTCGCGGCACACGTGAGGGATCTTATCGGCAACTCTCAGGACATCATCGCCAAGCCTACAGATCTTCCGCTGAGCCAGAGGGTAACGCACGCGCTTGACGTAGCGATGTCGGAAGCCCGCAAGATGGGCGACAATTACGTGGACACGGAACACATACTGCTTGGGATTCTCGCTGATGACGGGGCACTCTCCGCCCGGCAGTTCAAGGCGATGGGCTTAACGCCTACGATGGTGCTGAAGCAGATAAACGACATCCGCACGAACGGCACGGGCACGATAAGGCGCGCTCCATCGTCGTCATCGTCGTACTCGCAGTCGTACTCGTCATCGTCGCCTGACGACAGGAGCTCGAAGCGCAAGAGCAAGGTCAGGACACCGACGCTCGACCATCTCGGCACTGATCTCACGGAACGAGCCCGCAACGGAGAGCTTGATCCTGTTATCGGCCGCGAAAAGGAGATTCGCCGCGTAATGCAGGTGTTGTGCCGCCGTACAAAGTGCAACCCCGTGCTTATCGGCGACCCGGGAGTCGGGAAGACTGCGGTCGTTGAGGGTCTGGCCTCGCAGATCGCCTACGGGATAGCTCCTGACCCTCTGCGGGACAAGCGAATCGTTCAACTGAACATGGGGACGCTGGTTGCCGGGACAAAGTACAGGGGAGAGTTCGAGGACAGGCTCCGGCGCATCGTGAAGGAACTTGTTGACAGCAAGGGAGAAGTTATCCTGTTCGTCGATGAAGTTCATACGATTGTAGGGGCGGGCAACGCGGAAGGCTCGACTGATGCCGCGAACATCCTCAAGCCCGAACTGTCGCGGGGAGCATTCCAGCTTATCGGCGCGACGACTCAGGACGAATACCGCAAGTACGTCGAGAAGGATGCTGCGCTGGAGAGACGCTTCCAGCCCGTGCAGGTCGATGAACCTAGCGTAGATGATGCTGTGCTGATTCTGCGGGGCTTGAAGGACAAGTACGAGAGCCACCATAACGTAGTCTTCACCGACGGCGCGATAGATGCCGCCGCGAAGCTGTCATCACGTTACGTTCAGGACAGGTATCTGCCGGACAAGGGAATAGACCTCATCGACGAGGCCGGAGCACGGACGCGTCTTCTTGCGCTCGATCCGCCCGAGAACGTCAGAAACCTCAAGAAGCAGCTTGAGGATATTCAGCGCAGAAAAGAAGAGGCTGTGATGTCCGAGCATTATGACCTGGCGGCAGAACTCAGGATGACTGAGAGCAAACTCTCCGACGAGCTTGACCGTGCAGTTCAGGAGTGGAAGTCCGAACGCTCGAACGCACACTACGAGATTACGGCCGAAGACATTGCGGCGGTTATTGCGGAACAGACGGGAATCCCCGTGAAGCAGCTCACTGAAGCCGAGACGACACGCCTGCTGAAGATGGAGGACGAGATCTCGAAGCGGTTAATCGGCCAAGACGAGGCGGTAAGTGCCATCGCCAAAGCAATACGCCGTGCACGTACAGGCCTGCGCGACCCGAGACGGCCTATCGGTAGCTTCCTGTTCATGGGGCCGACGGGTGTCGGGAAGACTGAGCTTGCACGATGCCTGGCGCGGTTCATGTTCGGGAAGGACGACTCGATGATTCGCATAGACATGAGCGAGTACATGGAGCGGCACGAAGTCTCCAAGCTCATCGGAGCACCTCCCGGCTATGTCGGCCACGAATCCGGCGGAAAGCTCACCGAGATGGTGCGGAGGAAGCCCTACAGCGTCGTTCTGTTCGACGAGATAGAGAAGGCACACCCCGACGTGTTCAACATCCTGCTTCAGATTCTCGATGACGGAAGCCTGACTGACGGGCACGGCAGGAGAATCGACTTCCGCAACACAGTCGTGATAATGACCAGCAACGTCGGCGCGAAAGAAGCACAGCAGGGCAACTCGCTGGGTTTCGGGATGAGTGCCGAGAGCCAGTCTGACCGCGACTGGAACAGGACGAAGAACATAATCCTCGAGGAAGCCAACAAGATGTTCCGGCCGGAGTTCCTCAACAGGATAGACGAGATGGCTGTCTTCAAGCCTTTGTCGCGCGACAGCCTGCTGAAGATAATAGACACGATGCTTGATGACCTCTCCGAACGCCTGGACACTAAGGGTGTGAAGATAAACGTATCCGACGAGGTGAAGGCCAAGATTCTCGAGAAGGGTTACCAGCCCAAATACGGCGCGCGTCCGTTACGCAGGGCGATACAGTCGATGCTCGAGGACAAGCTGTCTGACTTCATGCTGTCCGGCGGGCTCAGGGAAGGCGAGACCTGCATCAACGTCAGCATAGAGGACGGAGAGCTGAAGTGCGAAGCAGTGAGGAACGCAGAGCCTGTGCCAGCGTTGGCACTGAGTACGGAGGGCGTAGGTGCGTAG
- a CDS encoding AzlD domain-containing protein, with protein sequence MFDVHAGYIVLVAGAVTVFLRFLPFIAFGKKQPDFVMYLGRVLPPAVMAMLTVYCLKTVNFLTGSHGIPEALACVVVVVVLHVWKRNTLLSIIAGTGVYMFLVQVIFAA encoded by the coding sequence GTGTTTGACGTTCACGCTGGGTATATCGTGCTGGTGGCCGGAGCTGTAACCGTGTTCCTGAGATTCCTGCCGTTCATTGCGTTCGGGAAGAAACAGCCGGATTTCGTGATGTATCTTGGCCGGGTTCTGCCTCCCGCTGTTATGGCGATGCTCACCGTGTACTGCCTGAAGACCGTGAACTTCCTAACCGGCTCTCACGGAATCCCCGAAGCCTTAGCGTGTGTTGTTGTTGTTGTTGTTCTGCACGTCTGGAAGAGAAATACACTCCTGAGCATAATTGCCGGAACAGGAGTGTATATGTTTCTGGTGCAGGTTATTTTTGCGGCGTAA
- a CDS encoding AzlC family ABC transporter permease yields MTGYVVLGMGFGILLSTKGYGALWALMTGLMIYSGTMQFVCADMFTGGVTLGAAAGTALMVSARHIFYGLSMSERYRNIHGLKKAYMIYALTDETYSLVCESDDEDYCFWVSLLDQTYWVAGGVMGSMLGEILPFDSRGIDFALTALFVSICVEQWLKAEEHTPALVGFIASVSCLVLFGAENFLIPSMIAITVMLFVLRRRIESV; encoded by the coding sequence ATGACGGGCTACGTAGTGCTGGGGATGGGTTTCGGAATCCTCCTCAGCACTAAGGGCTATGGCGCGTTGTGGGCGTTGATGACGGGGCTGATGATTTATTCGGGAACGATGCAGTTCGTCTGCGCCGACATGTTCACGGGAGGAGTTACGCTGGGGGCTGCCGCCGGAACTGCACTGATGGTGAGCGCGCGGCATATCTTCTACGGGCTCTCGATGTCCGAACGTTACAGGAACATTCACGGCCTGAAGAAAGCATACATGATTTACGCTCTCACGGACGAAACGTACTCTCTTGTGTGCGAGTCCGACGACGAAGATTACTGTTTCTGGGTGTCCCTGCTCGACCAGACTTATTGGGTTGCGGGCGGAGTGATGGGCTCGATGCTCGGAGAAATTCTGCCGTTCGACTCGCGGGGAATAGACTTTGCACTTACCGCGCTATTCGTGAGTATATGCGTCGAGCAGTGGCTTAAGGCTGAGGAACACACTCCCGCACTCGTCGGGTTCATCGCAAGTGTGTCGTGTCTCGTGCTTTTCGGCGCGGAAAATTTCCTGATACCGTCAATGATTGCGATTACGGTTATGCTGTTCGTACTGAGGAGGAGGATAGAGAGTGTTTGA
- a CDS encoding SAM-dependent DNA methyltransferase yields the protein MAMNESNFDIYIHDLLRDAGIDAGYQYTSIIPLQEALSTASKSQTGEAGKPDFIAVVNGYVLVIEDKADRDKLCLRDNGGSISQTIEATRDYAVNGAVWYARKILEHGGYTKIFAFGNAGDNKHHTLKPVFVSADTVKELDEIETFGNFSAGEIEKYYRRSVLEEESPEELQLDEIITKARMLHEHLRNYGNLSDTEKPLVVSAILLALSEQRYGFSLGLLKGDSVEGNTDGEILYRYLENAMTRAKVRPEVKRDKVLNQFTIVKDRPVLNTVRPDLQTTPLKFFADYLNREIYSAIELNASSEDYLGRFYGEFVRYSGGDGQTLGVVLTPRHITELFCDLVNLRPDDVIFDPCCGTGGFLIAGMHRMLQAAGSDAQRRHIKEKQIFGTEIRNDMFAIATTNMILRGDGQSNLTCEDFFAKSAGELQLHGITVGFMNPPYSQAKNKATQNLSELNFIYHLLESVLEGGRVAVIVPVSAMIGKTKDDKQLKADILKHHTLEGVISLNKQTFYGVGTVPCIAVFTAGVPHEAGKLVKFINFEDDGWEVKMHRGLVEDESRSKDRRQYLLDCWRGERTDYPSKFMVEATVEAGDEWLHSFYYYNDELPTEQEFVDSIADYLTFEANMIFHGRGYLFGTGEGDAHT from the coding sequence ATGGCCATGAACGAATCCAACTTTGACATCTACATACATGACCTGCTGAGAGATGCAGGAATTGACGCTGGATATCAGTACACCTCAATCATTCCCCTTCAGGAAGCACTGAGCACGGCCTCAAAGTCCCAGACCGGCGAGGCGGGAAAACCTGACTTTATCGCCGTAGTGAATGGTTATGTGCTTGTGATTGAGGACAAGGCCGACAGGGACAAACTGTGTCTCAGGGACAATGGCGGGAGCATCTCTCAGACCATCGAGGCGACGAGGGATTACGCGGTGAACGGCGCAGTGTGGTACGCGCGCAAGATTCTAGAGCACGGCGGGTACACGAAGATTTTTGCGTTCGGCAATGCTGGAGACAACAAGCATCACACGTTGAAGCCCGTCTTTGTGAGTGCAGACACGGTTAAGGAGCTTGATGAAATAGAGACGTTCGGGAACTTCTCAGCGGGTGAGATAGAGAAATATTACCGGCGTTCAGTGCTTGAGGAGGAGTCGCCGGAAGAGCTGCAGCTTGACGAGATTATCACGAAGGCAAGGATGCTCCATGAACACCTGCGCAACTACGGGAACTTGAGCGACACGGAAAAACCTCTGGTTGTGTCGGCAATCCTTCTTGCACTGAGCGAGCAGAGATACGGTTTCAGTCTCGGCCTCCTCAAGGGCGACAGCGTCGAGGGCAACACTGACGGCGAGATACTCTACAGGTATCTTGAAAACGCAATGACCCGCGCGAAAGTCCGTCCCGAAGTCAAACGTGATAAAGTCCTTAACCAGTTCACGATCGTCAAGGACAGGCCGGTACTGAACACCGTACGCCCCGACCTGCAAACTACACCGCTGAAGTTCTTTGCGGATTACCTGAACAGAGAAATATACAGCGCAATAGAGCTCAACGCGTCATCAGAGGACTATCTGGGGAGGTTCTACGGCGAGTTTGTGAGGTATTCGGGCGGGGACGGCCAGACGCTGGGGGTTGTGCTGACACCGAGACACATAACGGAATTGTTCTGCGACCTCGTGAACCTCCGGCCTGACGACGTAATTTTTGACCCTTGCTGCGGAACGGGAGGCTTCCTGATTGCGGGGATGCACAGGATGCTTCAGGCGGCGGGATCGGACGCACAGCGCAGGCACATCAAGGAGAAACAGATTTTCGGGACGGAGATACGTAACGACATGTTTGCGATTGCGACGACGAACATGATTTTACGCGGGGACGGCCAGAGCAATTTGACGTGCGAGGACTTCTTTGCGAAGAGTGCCGGAGAGCTCCAGCTTCACGGAATAACGGTAGGCTTCATGAATCCTCCGTACTCTCAGGCCAAGAACAAGGCGACGCAGAACCTCTCGGAGCTGAACTTCATTTATCACCTGCTGGAGAGCGTGTTAGAGGGCGGGAGAGTGGCGGTTATCGTGCCTGTGTCGGCGATGATAGGCAAGACGAAGGACGACAAACAGCTGAAGGCGGACATCCTGAAGCACCACACGTTAGAGGGAGTAATCAGCCTGAACAAGCAGACATTCTACGGCGTGGGAACTGTGCCGTGTATTGCTGTGTTCACGGCGGGAGTGCCTCACGAAGCGGGAAAACTGGTGAAGTTCATCAACTTCGAGGACGACGGCTGGGAAGTGAAGATGCATAGGGGGCTTGTCGAGGACGAGTCGCGCTCGAAGGACAGGCGGCAGTATTTGCTGGACTGCTGGCGCGGCGAGAGGACGGATTACCCTTCGAAGTTCATGGTAGAAGCGACGGTTGAGGCTGGGGATGAGTGGCTTCACTCGTTCTACTACTATAATGACGAGCTGCCGACAGAGCAGGAGTTTGTGGACAGCATAGCGGACTATCTGACGTTTGAAGCGAACATGATATTTCACGGGCGGGGGTATTTGTTCGGAACGGGTGAGGGAGATGCACACACTTGA
- a CDS encoding methyl-accepting chemotaxis protein has translation MLNNFKITGKLTIGFGIVLALFGVAVFFSWQSISAVQSDVQYLQKVVDNTVKIAVELTNQISFIRAGVRDLKFSESDEDIDKMTNYLSGLRTILEKGKQMYAQDPSLTSLSNLAEMENIIRNTESTFAKATQMIRTKRTVSATLVTEIDKMIALLESVIDMQYKITIQNLKTNLEGHDYEPDINRIRSVEDLRTQFAITARNYAIAMWYRDAKMMNDVTQQIVNGENAYNRFYENTTYKEVKDVMNAGRGAFSTLKAGFADVLNSFTQTEPAFAALLADGLNLVNIANKITDAGTQRIVDLSQGAHDALGSTMTLVLSLAAVAIILGIGIALYIAKSISSPLGRVVELCKEASNGEMSITRADFHYEGKDELGNLGDALSEMFASLSTAIGDIRGLAIMSHETSARMKEDATKNTEYANNVRANVANVVKLMEGSASSLQESNAGTEEMSAASMTSAQAATDCAEFISNMTSVTNKAVDTVKEAIANIVILQKKTQESGEKLQELVESVNKISEFIGDITSIADQTNLLALNAAIEAARAGEAGRGFAVVAESVRKLAEESSRAAENVRGLIESLQTSARETKASSDETAEILTETTEKANGAQDSLAEAIGQIDKANDRIQNIAAVAQEQAASSREIAAGIDNVTKSTTEILENLESVKNDMDETAMIAERAAAGAVEQTGLVESITEALSQFHIEDDAPAQKKGAARKALPPKKK, from the coding sequence ATGTTAAACAACTTTAAGATTACGGGAAAACTTACGATAGGCTTCGGGATTGTTCTCGCGCTTTTCGGAGTTGCAGTGTTCTTCTCGTGGCAGAGCATCTCAGCAGTTCAGAGTGATGTTCAGTACCTCCAGAAGGTCGTCGATAACACGGTCAAAATTGCGGTTGAGCTGACGAACCAGATCAGCTTTATCCGTGCAGGTGTCAGAGACCTCAAGTTCTCCGAGAGCGATGAGGACATCGACAAGATGACTAACTATCTGTCCGGATTGCGCACTATTCTGGAGAAAGGGAAGCAGATGTATGCGCAGGATCCGTCATTGACCAGTCTTTCTAACCTAGCGGAGATGGAGAACATCATACGCAACACAGAGTCTACCTTCGCCAAAGCTACCCAGATGATAAGGACGAAGCGCACGGTGTCTGCAACCCTCGTTACTGAAATCGACAAGATGATTGCACTGCTTGAGAGCGTTATCGATATGCAGTACAAGATAACGATTCAGAACCTCAAGACCAACCTTGAAGGCCATGATTACGAGCCGGACATCAACCGTATAAGGTCAGTTGAAGACCTGCGCACACAGTTTGCTATCACCGCGAGGAACTACGCAATAGCAATGTGGTACAGGGACGCAAAGATGATGAACGATGTTACCCAGCAGATAGTCAACGGAGAGAACGCCTACAACAGGTTTTACGAGAACACGACGTACAAAGAGGTTAAGGACGTAATGAACGCCGGACGCGGAGCTTTCTCTACGCTTAAGGCCGGATTTGCGGACGTGCTTAACTCCTTCACGCAGACGGAGCCGGCATTTGCGGCACTTCTTGCTGACGGTTTGAACCTCGTGAACATCGCTAACAAGATTACGGACGCAGGCACACAGAGAATCGTAGACCTTTCGCAGGGAGCACATGACGCGCTCGGAAGCACGATGACCCTCGTCCTTTCGCTTGCGGCAGTAGCAATAATTCTCGGCATCGGAATCGCGCTTTACATCGCAAAGTCAATCTCATCACCTCTTGGCCGCGTTGTTGAGCTCTGCAAGGAAGCCAGCAACGGCGAAATGTCGATTACCCGCGCAGACTTCCACTATGAGGGCAAGGACGAACTCGGCAACTTGGGCGATGCACTCTCTGAGATGTTCGCTTCTCTGAGCACGGCAATCGGGGACATTCGCGGACTTGCAATCATGAGCCACGAGACTTCGGCCCGCATGAAGGAAGACGCAACGAAGAACACCGAATACGCCAACAACGTACGCGCCAATGTCGCCAACGTTGTGAAGCTGATGGAGGGCAGCGCATCATCACTTCAGGAGTCCAACGCCGGAACAGAAGAGATGAGCGCGGCATCAATGACGAGCGCACAGGCCGCAACCGACTGCGCGGAGTTCATCTCGAACATGACATCAGTAACGAACAAGGCAGTAGACACGGTGAAGGAAGCAATCGCCAACATCGTAATTCTGCAGAAGAAGACGCAGGAGAGCGGAGAGAAACTTCAGGAACTTGTTGAAAGCGTCAACAAGATTTCCGAGTTCATCGGAGACATCACGTCAATAGCCGACCAGACGAACCTTCTGGCACTCAACGCGGCAATTGAGGCAGCAAGAGCAGGAGAAGCCGGACGCGGATTCGCAGTTGTTGCGGAGAGCGTACGTAAACTCGCCGAAGAGTCCAGCAGGGCCGCCGAGAACGTTAGAGGGTTAATCGAGTCATTGCAGACCAGCGCAAGGGAGACTAAGGCCTCCAGCGACGAGACAGCGGAGATTCTGACCGAGACGACCGAGAAGGCCAACGGAGCGCAGGATTCGCTTGCAGAGGCAATCGGGCAGATCGACAAGGCGAACGACAGAATCCAGAACATCGCGGCAGTGGCACAGGAGCAGGCGGCATCGAGCAGAGAGATTGCGGCCGGTATCGACAACGTAACCAAGTCGACCACCGAGATTCTGGAGAACCTCGAGAGCGTCAAGAACGACATGGACGAAACCGCAATGATAGCGGAACGTGCGGCGGCAGGTGCAGTAGAACAGACCGGGCTTGTGGAGAGCATCACAGAGGCACTCTCGCAGTTCCACATCGAGGACGATGCGCCAGCGCAGAAGAAGGGTGCGGCGCGCAAGGCACTTCCTCCGAAGAAGAAATAA
- the def gene encoding peptide deformylase: protein MSEEVIDGGLEILKYPNPVLKKKSEDVTVFDEELAVFVKDLFAAMRAHDGVGLAAPQVGVLKKIAVVEYDGKSYVLINPRVVDQKGLQDGEEGCLSFPGIYAHVTRPQWVKIAAQDETGEIHEYEAEGYTARAFLHEMDHLTGKLFVDYLSSLKRNAIKKKAAKKTGGHF from the coding sequence ATGTCAGAAGAAGTCATTGACGGAGGGCTGGAGATTCTGAAGTACCCGAATCCCGTGCTCAAGAAAAAGTCCGAAGACGTAACGGTCTTTGACGAAGAGCTTGCCGTGTTCGTGAAGGATTTGTTTGCGGCGATGAGGGCACATGACGGCGTAGGACTTGCCGCCCCGCAGGTCGGAGTCCTCAAGAAGATTGCGGTTGTCGAGTACGACGGAAAAAGCTACGTGCTCATCAACCCGCGCGTTGTTGACCAGAAAGGGCTTCAGGACGGCGAGGAAGGCTGCCTGAGCTTTCCGGGAATCTACGCACATGTTACGCGTCCGCAGTGGGTCAAGATAGCGGCGCAGGACGAGACGGGGGAAATCCACGAGTACGAGGCTGAGGGTTACACGGCGCGGGCGTTCCTTCACGAGATGGATCACCTGACGGGAAAGCTGTTTGTGGATTACCTGTCGAGCCTTAAGCGCAACGCCATCAAAAAGAAGGCGGCCAAGAAGACGGGAGGGCACTTCTAG
- the fmt gene encoding methionyl-tRNA formyltransferase, with product MDGKCIWFMGTGQFAALCLEGLTKNGVTLSRIITGLPTRSGRNGKENPSDVERKAAEMGIGVSRTGKLSENQELIDALEAEQPAVIFVIDFGQIIREPFLSRMCLNIHPSLLPEYRGAAPIQRALLDGREYTGVTVFRLVQAMDAGGIAAQRRVEANASDNASDLYRRLSEIGCELAAEAVSNIDALTFTPQDDSRATFAPKLEKADFALTFGMTAREFVNRVRALDMSGGAYVMINGKRVKVWRASVRDDLKGEVPGQVLEVKGCLAVACGDFCIELSEVQNEGKARISGIDWARGMRIRAGDNLCKV from the coding sequence GTGGACGGTAAATGCATCTGGTTCATGGGTACGGGGCAGTTCGCGGCTCTGTGCCTTGAAGGCCTCACCAAGAACGGCGTAACTCTATCGCGAATCATCACCGGGCTTCCGACGCGTTCAGGACGTAACGGCAAGGAGAACCCTTCTGACGTTGAGCGCAAAGCGGCGGAGATGGGGATAGGTGTTTCGCGCACAGGAAAACTCTCAGAGAATCAGGAGCTCATTGACGCGCTCGAGGCCGAACAGCCCGCAGTAATCTTCGTCATCGACTTCGGGCAGATTATACGCGAGCCGTTCTTGTCGCGAATGTGCCTGAACATTCACCCGTCGCTTTTGCCGGAATACAGGGGAGCAGCACCGATACAGCGCGCGCTTCTCGACGGCAGGGAGTACACGGGGGTTACTGTGTTCCGTCTTGTTCAGGCGATGGACGCAGGAGGAATCGCCGCACAGAGACGCGTTGAGGCTAATGCGTCGGACAACGCATCTGACCTCTACCGCAGGCTGTCGGAGATCGGCTGTGAGCTCGCCGCCGAAGCAGTGAGTAACATTGACGCACTGACCTTCACACCACAGGATGATTCGCGCGCAACGTTCGCCCCGAAGCTCGAGAAGGCAGACTTTGCGCTGACGTTCGGCATGACCGCGAGAGAGTTCGTGAACAGGGTCAGGGCACTCGACATGTCCGGCGGAGCGTACGTGATGATTAACGGGAAGCGCGTAAAGGTCTGGAGGGCATCAGTGCGCGACGACCTGAAGGGAGAAGTCCCCGGCCAAGTGCTCGAGGTCAAGGGCTGTCTTGCTGTGGCGTGCGGTGATTTCTGCATTGAACTCTCTGAAGTCCAGAACGAGGGCAAGGCACGAATCAGCGGCATCGACTGGGCAAGGGGCATGCGTATAAGGGCGGGGGATAATCTGTGTAAAGTTTAG
- a CDS encoding NUDIX hydrolase — MPQNISDIEEVCVNEKRIFDGKILSVRLDEVRTPSGRLAAREVVEHKAAVGMLVVTSRRSVLLVRQYRYAVHEATLEVCAGLIEKGEDPAQAAEREMQEELNVKAGKLYAIGDFYASPGFCTEMFTLFLAENLTESSLPQDEDENVSVVEVKFSDIPIMIREGKIRDSKTFAALSWLMAKEGIAPER, encoded by the coding sequence ATGCCGCAGAATATCTCAGACATTGAAGAAGTCTGCGTAAATGAGAAGAGAATCTTTGACGGTAAGATTCTCAGTGTCCGCCTCGATGAAGTCCGTACCCCTTCAGGCCGTCTTGCAGCCCGTGAAGTCGTCGAACACAAAGCCGCTGTGGGTATGCTTGTCGTTACGAGCCGCAGGAGCGTGCTTCTGGTGAGACAGTACAGGTACGCAGTCCACGAGGCAACGCTTGAGGTGTGCGCCGGACTCATCGAGAAGGGCGAAGACCCCGCACAGGCCGCAGAACGCGAAATGCAGGAAGAGCTGAACGTCAAGGCCGGGAAGCTCTACGCAATCGGAGACTTCTACGCGTCGCCGGGTTTCTGCACGGAGATGTTCACGCTGTTCCTCGCGGAAAACCTCACAGAATCATCACTGCCCCAAGACGAAGACGAGAATGTTTCGGTTGTCGAGGTCAAATTCTCTGACATACCGATAATGATTCGTGAAGGCAAAATACGGGACTCGAAGACGTTTGCAGCTCTTTCGTGGCTCATGGCTAAGGAGGGGATTGCCCCTGAACGATAA